The Ignavibacteriota bacterium genome contains the following window.
AATTTAGTTAAACGTAGAATTGCTTTTAGTTGGAAAATGTATAATCATGTTGGTAAAATATTTGCCATTTTTCACACGATATATACATACGATATTGAAATATTGGTATGAATTCATTAATTCTTGTGTAGGTTTAGCATATAATTTTAATTACGGTGGCTTTTATGTTCAAGCAGGAATAGCATATAGCGAAGACAATTATTTAAGATTTTATGCTAACCGGGCAAATCGGATATGTATATCAGTTAAGACAGTAAATATTGTATGCTGGTGATTACAGCTTAATGAATTTCTTTAAAACTAATTTGTCACCTTGATTCATTTTTATAAAATATGTTCCGGACTGTAATTCATTTACGTTGATTGTAAGAATGTTATTTGAACCAACTAAATGGTTCTTAATTTCTTTTCCGTTTATATCCATAATTGATAAATGTTCAAATGGATGAATATTGACCTGAATAGTAATAGATTCAATTGCCGGATTCGGATAAATTAGAACATCATCCTGATTAATTTCATCATATACGGAAGCAATAATATAATATGGAACTTTTAATGCAGGGTCACCCATTAAATTCATTATATTATCGAAATATGGATTACCAGTTCTGACTTTAGTCATAGAACTACCTATTGTAACATCATCACCTGTTATAAATGCCTGAAGGAATTTTTCTAAATAGAATCCGTTAATAGCATCATAAGTTACAGCAGAACTTGAAACTGTTGCTACTGCTCCAAAATCCTCCTTGGATATTAATTGTTCGACAATACTCTTTTTTTCAGGGTCATCGAAACTGTGTGAACAACTTAACGAATAAAAAATAAAGGGCGGCGACTTGACTGATAATGTATCAAGAAACTCAGTATCAATTATTATAGAACGGGACCATTTGAATTGATGTCCATGACCAATATAACCGAGAAAAGAAGTTCCTTCAGATAGAGCATTTATAAAATCATATCTAAATTCTTCAAGCGATTTTTCTGTTACAAACGGCAATCTTAATGTCCGATTACTATTGGGATAATAATTAAGAAGTGCTCTTGAAAATTTATTAAATATTACACTGTCTTCCAAATCAGTCACATGAATAACATCTTTACTAAAATTTATCTTCCGATAATTATCTTCATATAAATAGGTTTTACTAAACATACTTACAAGTTCATTTCGGTTACGTGCGGGGAAGCGACCTATTGCAAAATAATATTCTCTTAAAGATTTGGCTGGAATCATGGTATAATATACATCAGTATGAACAGAGTCCTCCAAAATAAATGTGCTACCATGGAAAAATGACTCTATTTTTACAGAAGGAATATGATTTATAGAGCCTATGAGCAATAGATACTCTAATTTTGGATTTGCCCAGTTTTCAATTATATACTCCGTAAAGTTTTGTATTGCTTTTGTAGTATCGAATTTATTATCAGATGGAAATTCATTGACAATATCAGTAAGATTTACAGAAGTAACTTTATAACCTTTAGTCTCGCGCCATTTATGAAAATCTATAATATCATCTTTGTATTCTTCATGATATATAATAAGATAGTTTGATTGCAATTCAGGATTTCTAAGGTCAGCACACAAGCAATTGAAACTGCCCAAAACTATAATTGATATTAACAACAACCACATCATTTTTCCATTATAAAGTTCAAAATATTGAGTGAAGACGATATTTTCTAAAAATTCACTTAAAATAAAGGAAAATGCAAATTTTGTTATCTGATAGCAAAATTCTAATTGTGAAAATAAATGTGTATTTTCATAAATAGTTAATCATTTAGGTTTTATTAAGTTACACTACGCTTCGGAAGTGCAGGACATCTAACTTTTCAACATTCAACACAATAACATTATAACTCAATAACTGACTCACATCTTCACAAATTTTTCGACAATGGAGCAAGCTCCATTGCTGCAATTTATTTTGATGAAATACACACCTGCCGGCAGATGAGATACGTCAATTCTTAGTAGCTCAGACTCCCCCGTCTGAGTATTTTTCATATTATTCACTGGTGCGGGCGTCTGTGCTACCTCAATTCCAAGCATATCGAATATTTGCACTTTATCTACTGCTGCAAAGGGCTGAAGCCCTTTGTTGCTGAGTTGTATTGTAATATAATCACTTGCGGGATTAGGTGAAATCAAAAATTTACCGCTGTGATTTATTTCTTCTGAAACCCCTACTGTGTTATCCTTAATAATTTTTAATTTGAGTGAATCATTACATACTGTAGAAAATGCTATAATCCCATTTGGCAGGGCTCTTATTCTTGTTAATGAACTTAAGTGACAATCATTTATAAAGTCATTACGCCAGATTACATTAAAATTAAAAAATCAACTTTTTCAAGAAACCTCCAATATATTTTGTAATAAAAATGCAGAGTAGAAAATTTTTATCTACTCTGCAATTTTAATATACTAAGGTGAAACTATAAAAGTTTTAGAGATAATAATATCATCAATTACTGCTTAGATATAAAATATCTAATATATAATTGATTATTATTAGCACAAAAATATCTTATACCTACTACATTGCCATTATATAATATCTCATATAATGAATTGTTATAACCATCCGAAAATACATGAGTTTCTGTTACTTCATGTGGAGAATATTGAGATGCAATTGTATCAGATTCGGCTAATGTAATAAAATAGGAGAAGCCGGCTTTCACAGCCCGATCTCCTAAAGTTGAGTCTATCACTGATGAAGGACCATATTCAAGAGCTATTGTGCTATTGACGACTACGTTTGGCAACCTTATTTCAGATATATATTTATGATAATTTGTAGCTGAATTATATTGAAAAAAAGGTCGACAAATATTGCATGAGTCTAACAATATACTACCGTTTTCATGAATAATATTTCTTACAGCAGGTATTAAATTTCGAGTGTTCATTTGAGCATCTCCAAATAAATAAAAACCCCATGAATATTTATCGTTGTTATCTTCCATCATATAATTCACACCATACCAAGCTGGTGAACCACATACGTTTTCATTTTTCTCCAATATTAATGTAGAGAAAGAAGATAATGTTAGTAATACGAATACTGAAGCTAAAATTACAAGATTTTTCAACATTGGAAACTCCTATTTAATAATTGATATTGATTTTGATATAACGCTTATTCCATCATTTAATGTAATAAAATAATTTCCTGATGGTAAATTCGGAATAAGTAATTGTAAATTTTCTGAGTTTACATAATCATTGTAGAGTAACGATACATTTCTGAAATTTATGTCATATAATGATATATTTACTTTTGTTCCTTTAAAATTATGAGTATTTAAGTAAATATACTCACTTGTAGGATTCGGAAATATTGTAATTGACATTAATGATTTTAAATCATTAGAAGGAACCGTTCTTTTTTGGTTGAAATCTTGGTCCTCGAAGATAGTACCACCATTTCCGTCTGATATTACAATTTTTTTCCAGACTATTATTGCCCCAGTCGTCGGATGAACTGCAGTTAATGTTATTCTTCTAACCAACCAACCCATGGGTTCCATTGTATAACGGGATGTTTCCTCTTGAGTGAAACTATATACTTCATTAATTTCTATAAAAATGAATGCAATTAGAAATAATAAAGTTGCAATAAATTTTTTCATATTCAACACTTATTTATTTGTAACAAATTATTTTATTTATATCTCAACAATTTTACAAAAATTGTCAAGGATTCATAAGACAGACTTCAGTTTATTTTTAAGAAGTCCCGCACCATCCTATTATTTTAGCGACAGAAATGATTTATACTTTGTTAATCTTATCTGCCGCTAAATCGTAATTCCGGGAATTTTAAGCTCCTCAAATAAAATAAATATTTTAATTTTGTGTAAATACTTTTCGTTGAGAATTCGTTGAGAATTCGTTGAGAATTCGTTGAGAATTCGTTGAGAATTCGTTGAGAATTCGTTGAGACAAAATTTATTAAACAAAAATTCTTTTTCTGCTGAAGTAATAAAGGAGAGATTAAGCGTTTGAAATATGCAGATAACAAAATGGCAAAAAGATATATTTTTGCCCCAAGAGATAGGGCAATGTTACTATAAATTTTATGATATTTACCCATCAAAATCATTTTTTTCTTAGTTTCCATTTTCTTTTTACTAAAATAAGTAATTTCTGAATATTATACAAATAAATTTTCATTTTTTTTCAAATTTCAAAAAGCAAGATGTCCGACATTTCAGGATAAGAGCGGACCGCGAAGCAGCACCAATGGTAAACACTCGCTTTTGCTATTTCTGCTTTAGTCATATCACCAATTGTTTTAAATGTAATACATATTTATGCCCGTAAAAATTCCATTTATCAACGAACCTCAATATATAATATCGCAAAAATTAAATAAAAAAATTATAAATTGTCAAAATAATTTTATATACCAAATTATTAGAAATTCTATTTTTCTCTATTGTTCAATATATCAAGTACTTCTTTACATTTGATTTCAGCATTTTTCATGATTTCACCTGATTCAGCAAGAATTGTATTTTTGAACTGCTCATCCTTTATGCCGGGAAGATTGATCTCAACATTTTTCAAAGCACCCCAAATTCCAACTTCCAAAGCTCTTGCTCCAACTTCTACATCTGATCTGGAAGCGATGTTGCCATATTTTGCTATTTCAATCATCCAATCCCATGCCTGATTTCCTAATCTCATTGTTTTCAGTGGAACTTCTATTGCTTTTTTGAGTCCTGCCTGCATAGCTTGCGTGCGGATTGCCTTTTCCTCGTCATTGGACTTTGGTAATCTGAGTGCATCCATATAATCATTGAATGCGTTTGTATCTGCATCAATCATAGGAATTAAATACTGCGTTGCATCATTCAAATGCGGGATAATCCGTCGCATGTCGTCATCCAAATGCTCGAACTTTCTGACACCGTAAGTAAGCTGAGCCACCATACATCCAAGTCCGGTACCTATTGCAGCAATTGCCGCAGATGCAGAGCCACCTCCGGGAGCAGAAGTGCGGGCAGCAATCTCTTCAATGAAATTTCTGACGGTCATACTTGCTAAAGGCTCATTTTTTTTGTCTTCTATCATATATTCGATAATTCGTTTGTCAGGATCAAATTTGGACACAGAGTTGAGTCCTAATCTCTCAACAACGAGTTTGATTTTCTGCTTTTCATCAAGAATGAATAAATTCTCTTTTTCTATATAATATTCAGCTGCCATCAGCATTGCTTCAAGTGGAATAAGTCCCACAAGCTCTGAGCCAGCAATACCGACTTTAAGCTCTTTTGCATCTTTAAGGCATTCTTCGAAGGCAATATGTACAGGAGTAACTTTATAATTTGTAAGATTCATTGTAATTTGTGCCATACCATATTCTTCAACATACCAGCCCATAGCTTTACACTCCTTAAGTCTTCCCGGCTCATTGTCACTTCTGCCGGCTTCCCTGATATTAAGTGCAATACGGTGAGCTTGATTTGATGTTCCGAGCACATTAATATTATATGCAACCAGAAAAAATCTGGCTCCTGTGGCTGTAGCTCCCCATTTAGGAACAAACTTGGCCGGACCAAAGTCGGGCTTCCATTCAGGTTGTATAATTTTTTTTTCTATCCCTTCATACTCGCCTTTGCGAATCTGAGGCAATGTTTTTCGGAATTCATTCTCAGCAGCATTTTCGTATAAATAAATTGGAATATTTAGCTCATCAGCCACTCTAAGACCAAATTCTTTAGCACATTCGACACATTCATCCATAGTTACATTTGC
Protein-coding sequences here:
- the ftcD gene encoding glutamate formimidoyltransferase; this encodes MKKIIECVPNFSEGRNKETIEAIAQAIRETEGVTLLDVDPGFSTNRTVYTFVGDPKSVVEGALSAARVAHRLIDMTKHEGEHPRMGAMDVCPFVPVANVTMDECVECAKEFGLRVADELNIPIYLYENAAENEFRKTLPQIRKGEYEGIEKKIIQPEWKPDFGPAKFVPKWGATATGARFFLVAYNINVLGTSNQAHRIALNIREAGRSDNEPGRLKECKAMGWYVEEYGMAQITMNLTNYKVTPVHIAFEECLKDAKELKVGIAGSELVGLIPLEAMLMAAEYYIEKENLFILDEKQKIKLVVERLGLNSVSKFDPDKRIIEYMIEDKKNEPLASMTVRNFIEEIAARTSAPGGGSASAAIAAIGTGLGCMVAQLTYGVRKFEHLDDDMRRIIPHLNDATQYLIPMIDADTNAFNDYMDALRLPKSNDEEKAIRTQAMQAGLKKAIEVPLKTMRLGNQAWDWMIEIAKYGNIASRSDVEVGARALEVGIWGALKNVEINLPGIKDEQFKNTILAESGEIMKNAEIKCKEVLDILNNREK
- a CDS encoding T9SS type A sorting domain-containing protein gives rise to the protein MEPMGWLVRRITLTAVHPTTGAIIVWKKIVISDGNGGTIFEDQDFNQKRTVPSNDLKSLMSITIFPNPTSEYIYLNTHNFKGTKVNISLYDINFRNVSLLYNDYVNSENLQLLIPNLPSGNYFITLNDGISVISKSISIIK
- a CDS encoding T9SS type A sorting domain-containing protein; this encodes MISPNPASDYITIQLSNKGLQPFAAVDKVQIFDMLGIEVAQTPAPVNNMKNTQTGESELLRIDVSHLPAGVYFIKINCSNGACSIVEKFVKM
- a CDS encoding T9SS type A sorting domain-containing protein, whose protein sequence is MWLLLISIIVLGSFNCLCADLRNPELQSNYLIIYHEEYKDDIIDFHKWRETKGYKVTSVNLTDIVNEFPSDNKFDTTKAIQNFTEYIIENWANPKLEYLLLIGSINHIPSVKIESFFHGSTFILEDSVHTDVYYTMIPAKSLREYYFAIGRFPARNRNELVSMFSKTYLYEDNYRKINFSKDVIHVTDLEDSVIFNKFSRALLNYYPNSNRTLRLPFVTEKSLEEFRYDFINALSEGTSFLGYIGHGHQFKWSRSIIIDTEFLDTLSVKSPPFIFYSLSCSHSFDDPEKKSIVEQLISKEDFGAVATVSSSAVTYDAINGFYLEKFLQAFITGDDVTIGSSMTKVRTGNPYFDNIMNLMGDPALKVPYYIIASVYDEINQDDVLIYPNPAIESITIQVNIHPFEHLSIMDINGKEIKNHLVGSNNILTINVNELQSGTYFIKMNQGDKLVLKKFIKL